A region from the Oncorhynchus tshawytscha isolate Ot180627B linkage group LG26, Otsh_v2.0, whole genome shotgun sequence genome encodes:
- the LOC121841032 gene encoding piggyBac transposable element-derived protein 4-like — MGAVDKADMINSFVECTRKTNKWYKKIFFHLIDTAVLNGSIVHRQLTGKVITYQKYRENLMRELLEEHHTPRRPSTGGRPAVDNPLRLTARHFPCKVPQTASQGSRTRRHCKVCLSGARRSKQRKMTKYMSSL, encoded by the exons atgggggccGTGGATAAGGcagacatgataaacagctttgtggaatgcacaCGGAAAACGAACAAGTGGTATAAGAAGATATTTTTCCATCTGATCGACACTGCTGTCCTCAACGGCAGCATAGTTCACCGCCAACTAACAG GTAAAGTAATTACCTACCAAAAATACAGAGAGAACCTCATGAGAGAGCTGCTGGAGGAGCACCACACCCCTCGGCGCCCATCCACTGGGGGTCGTCCTGCTGTAGACAATCCCCTACGCCTCACTGCACGACATTTTCCCTGCAAAGTCCCTCAAACTGCTTCTCAAGGTAGTCGCACACGGAGGCATTGCAAAGTCTGCCTGTCTGGCGCCAGGAGAAGTAAGCAGAGGAAGATGACAAAATACATGTCTAGCTTGTGA